A single Falco naumanni isolate bFalNau1 chromosome 20, bFalNau1.pat, whole genome shotgun sequence DNA region contains:
- the EFNA3 gene encoding ephrin-A3: MAARLSALLPLLPLLLLLPGRGPPGALGNRHAVHWNSSNLHLRREGYTVQVNVNDYLDIYCPHYNASVPEHRLEQYVLYMVNAEGYRTCNTSQGFKRWECNRPHAPHSPIKFSEKFQRYSAFSLGYEFRAGQEYYYISTPTHNHRRACLKMKVFVCCASTSHSGEKLAPTLPQFTLRPEVKIEDLDNFNPEMPKLEKSISGTSPKREHLPLAVAAALFLMTLLAS, translated from the exons ATGGCTGCTCGGCTGTCCGcgctcctgcccctgctcccgctgctgctgctgctgccgggccGGGGACCACCGGGGGCCCTGGGCAACCGGCACGCCGTGCACTGGAACAGCTCCAACCTGCA CCTGCGGCGGGAGGGCTACACGGTACAGGTGAACGTCAACGACTACCTGGACATCTACTGCCCACACTACAACGCCTCGGTGCCCGAGCACCGGCTGGAGCAGTACGTGCTCTACATGGTGAATGCGGAGGGCTACCGCACCTGCAACACCAGCCAGGGCTTCAAGCGCTGGGAGTGCAACCGGCCCCATGCGCCCCATAGCCCCATCAAATTCTCGGAGAAGTTCCAGCGCTACAGCGCTTTCTCGCTGGGCTACGAGTTCCGCGCAGGGCAGGAGTACTACTACATCT CCACACCGACGCACAACCACCGCCGGGCCTGCCTGAAGATGAAGGTGTTCGTGTGCTGCGCCTCCA CATCGCACTCCGGGGAGAAGCTGGCGCCCACTCTGCCACAGTTCACCCTGCGGCCCGAGGTGAAGATCGAGGACCTGG ACAACTTCAACCCGGAGATGCCCAAGCTGGAGAAGAGCATCAGCGGCACCAGCCCCAAGCGGGAACACTTGCCCCTGGCCGTGGCTGCTGCGCTCTTCCTCATGACGCTGCTGGCCTCCTAG
- the EFNA4 gene encoding ephrin-A4 produces MRPAPLLGLLLWAPLLWPPPVRGLRHPVHWNGSNPRFLRDDYTIQVAINDYLDIYCPHYEGAVPAGRAETFTLFMVDREGYRGCYQSPGAFKRWECNRPLAPFRPDRFSEKIQRFTPFSLGFEFQPGETYYYISVPSPESAGRCLKLRVSVCCRGTTPEPATEVPNSQPRGRGGPEDAVSAQGITAPLQPRAPCLVLALLALLWI; encoded by the exons ATGCGCCCCGCGCCGCTGCTCGGGCTCCTGCTGTGGGCGCCGCTGCTGTGGCCGCCGCCGGTGCGCGGCCTCCGCCACCCCGTCCACTGGAACGGCAGCAACCCCAG GTTCCTGCGGGACGACTACACCATCCAGGTGGCCATCAATGACTACCTGGACATCTACTGCCCGCACTACGAGGGGGCTGTGCCCGCCGGCCGGGCCGAGACCTTCACGCTCTTCATGGTGGACCGGGAGGGCTATCGCGGCTGCTACCAGAGCCCCGGCGCCTTCAAGCGCTGGGAGTGCAACCGGCCCCTGGCGCCCTTCAGGCCCGACCGCTTCTCCGAGAAGATCCAGCGCTTCACCCCCTTCTCGCTCGGCTTCGAGTTCCAGCCAGGAGAAACCTACTACTACATCT CTGTCCCTAGCCCCGAGAGCGCCGGGCGCTGCCTGAAGCTGCGCGTCTCCGTCTGCTGCAGAGGCACCA CTCCAGAGCCAGCAACAGAGGTTCCAAATTCGCAGCCCCGTGGGCGTGGGGGGCCAGAGG aTGCCGTGTCCGCCCAGGGCATCACAGCCCCGCTGCAGCCCCGCGCCCCTTGTCTGGTGCTTGcgctcctggccctgctctggaTCTGA